The Peribacillus sp. FSL E2-0218 genome contains a region encoding:
- a CDS encoding tyrosine-type recombinase/integrase produces MARRSDLTKDELKIIKKKVTDEEAFEKFFKDCYLRNLRPATIDYYKNEFHAANKFINKKLVECEQQDIENLIIESKKLIKVTTINTRLRALRSFYNYLYKNKLIDKNPMKNIKLLRDRLKTIETLDSKELELLLKTIRKQKTFVGFRDEVILLVFLDTGVRLSELAGIEVEDVRENKIIIRKTKNLFERTVYLSEATQEQVKRYILIRGNLETQKLFINQDNKELKSHSIQTRFTKYGKEAKIDKRVSPHTFRHTMAKRMILAGIDAFSLMTLLGHQDMSITKRYVNLWGPDIERKHEQYGALKGLKL; encoded by the coding sequence ATGGCAAGACGTTCTGACCTGACAAAGGATGAATTAAAAATCATTAAAAAGAAAGTAACAGATGAAGAAGCATTTGAAAAATTCTTTAAAGATTGTTATTTAAGAAATCTAAGACCAGCAACAATTGATTATTATAAAAATGAATTTCATGCTGCGAATAAGTTTATTAATAAGAAACTGGTAGAATGTGAACAACAAGATATAGAAAATCTGATTATCGAAAGCAAAAAGTTAATAAAAGTAACTACTATAAATACTCGGTTACGTGCTCTCCGATCATTTTACAATTATCTTTATAAAAATAAGCTAATTGATAAAAATCCGATGAAAAACATCAAGTTGTTAAGAGACAGATTGAAAACAATAGAAACTTTAGATAGTAAAGAATTGGAGTTGCTACTAAAGACAATACGAAAACAAAAAACGTTTGTAGGATTTAGGGATGAAGTAATTTTACTTGTATTTTTAGATACTGGAGTACGATTGTCTGAATTGGCTGGGATTGAGGTAGAGGATGTAAGGGAAAATAAAATAATCATAAGGAAGACTAAAAATTTATTTGAAAGAACTGTTTATTTGTCTGAAGCAACCCAGGAGCAAGTAAAAAGATATATTTTAATAAGGGGTAATTTAGAAACTCAAAAATTATTTATCAACCAAGATAACAAAGAATTGAAATCTCATAGTATACAAACAAGATTCACGAAGTATGGAAAGGAAGCAAAAATCGATAAAAGAGTGAGCCCTCATACTTTTCGTCATACAATGGCCAAGAGGATGATTCTTGCTGGAATAGATGCTTTTAGTCTAATGACATTGTTGGGGCACCAAGACATGTCTATTACAAAAAGGTATGTAAACTTATGGGGACCTGATATTGAACGAAAGCATGAACAATACGGAGCATTGAAGGGATTAAAATTATAA
- a CDS encoding replication initiator protein A produces MIKYYTEQQIDNLIYVQTPKVLIYGIEYKDMMSQAKLLYITLLDKLKLSMIKDWKDDEGRYFVIMSIDYGAEMLGFSHSTFRRCKSELKKFNLVEEKRMGLNKPNRIYLGRLSHTNNDLYNMDESRSVQFEQSEVLNESTHECQIRATNNNKSIKIETNNNKGNFNCNYKESLTSDKFRELLIEESNEFYTELSIGRWSKKSWNILINKFVDDTISSGRWTNVPEEKIKGYAYKSLERICNNSDYKHDEELNKFRSMKIKVPEESYNWLES; encoded by the coding sequence ATGATTAAGTATTACACTGAACAGCAAATCGATAACTTGATTTATGTTCAAACACCTAAAGTATTGATATATGGTATAGAGTACAAAGATATGATGTCCCAAGCAAAGCTACTTTATATTACACTATTGGACAAATTAAAATTAAGCATGATAAAGGATTGGAAAGATGATGAAGGTAGATACTTTGTAATCATGTCCATCGATTATGGGGCAGAAATGCTTGGATTCTCACATTCAACTTTTAGAAGATGTAAATCTGAATTAAAGAAATTTAACTTAGTTGAAGAAAAACGAATGGGGCTAAATAAACCAAATAGAATTTACCTTGGTAGGTTATCGCATACTAATAATGACCTTTATAATATGGACGAATCAAGGAGTGTTCAATTTGAACAATCAGAAGTGCTCAATGAGAGCACACATGAATGTCAAATACGAGCAACAAATAATAATAAGAGTATTAAGATTGAGACAAATAATAATAAGGGAAATTTCAATTGTAATTACAAGGAATCTTTAACATCTGATAAATTTAGAGAATTACTGATTGAGGAATCAAATGAATTCTATACTGAACTCTCAATTGGAAGATGGTCTAAGAAATCATGGAATATTTTAATCAATAAATTTGTTGATGATACTATTTCGAGTGGCAGATGGACTAATGTACCTGAAGAAAAGATAAAGGGATACGCATATAAATCACTAGAGAGGATTTGCAATAACTCGGACTATAAACATGATGAAGAATTAAATAAGTTTCGAAGCATGAAGATCAAAGTTCCAGAAGAGAGCTATAATTGGCTAGAAAGTTAA
- a CDS encoding DEAD/DEAH box helicase family protein: protein MKRELLLTEEQLNKMKGNKFYGLYAEPGAGKTYTLKNVISPWSQKYNQRILYLSNRNGLKNQTLNDIDEELDFLFKNFRGNLITIMNYQSIEQHIKENNLEDLLNYDLIVADEPHYIVTDSWNKSTHYTVKYLELINVPKILMTGTPEPLEYYNKLWDVEILRLPDRHNTNIIEIRFYRSKEILLNEILENVADSNKFLIFIRGKTEYVRKLAVENNASFVCGKDNKFYEYADRNLIRAVENNQERIPAKLIISTSVWNEGINITDPGFNSVCSFNPTTIDQVLQQLARIRNGKVTAYIFIPSQPMLQTELNKNNKELQNTNITEPRKQYLLWSNKEIMKILKEGYINYLMNYFPDVSYVDVENEKNEKHLLNFLEEVEGNRMFKREKLMPDSTTSYNIDNCKNWFQEDFISEMVNNYGVRGNGNSKNRVGMNVIQAWLEEKNLGYKLVNKKDGIRKSETYGKRYWLIEKIDEPNEKIESIEEKDEDFKVYCYVRKKSEDGIYEVIKTQTVDYLTISSEGEFVLKKVNLNDLSPRSTSDFRQELPSGWGWKVEELAKNFSGLVLVKHKNEAKRIVGVYEGEITKQDVLQGTRYKTLNEVLWILAQHKDEYDIKILEVVV, encoded by the coding sequence ATGAAAAGAGAGCTCCTATTAACAGAAGAGCAACTAAATAAAATGAAAGGGAATAAATTTTATGGTTTATATGCTGAACCTGGAGCCGGTAAAACATATACTTTGAAAAACGTTATATCCCCTTGGTCACAAAAATATAATCAGAGAATACTGTATTTGAGTAATCGAAACGGTTTAAAAAACCAGACTCTTAATGATATAGATGAAGAACTGGATTTTTTATTTAAAAATTTCAGAGGAAATCTAATAACCATTATGAACTACCAAAGTATAGAACAACATATTAAAGAAAATAATCTTGAGGATCTTCTTAATTATGATTTAATAGTAGCCGATGAACCACATTATATAGTGACTGATAGCTGGAATAAATCAACACATTACACAGTAAAATATCTTGAGTTGATAAACGTTCCTAAAATATTAATGACTGGAACGCCGGAACCATTAGAATATTATAATAAACTTTGGGATGTTGAAATATTAAGACTTCCTGATCGTCATAATACAAACATAATAGAAATCCGTTTTTACCGTTCAAAGGAAATACTTTTAAATGAAATTTTAGAAAATGTTGCTGACTCAAACAAATTCTTAATTTTTATTAGGGGAAAAACAGAATACGTAAGAAAATTAGCTGTTGAAAATAATGCATCTTTTGTTTGTGGAAAAGATAATAAATTCTACGAATATGCTGATAGAAACTTAATAAGGGCGGTTGAAAATAACCAAGAAAGGATACCAGCAAAACTCATTATTTCAACATCGGTATGGAATGAAGGTATTAATATAACAGATCCAGGTTTTAACTCTGTTTGTTCTTTCAATCCAACCACCATTGACCAAGTTCTTCAACAACTTGCGCGAATAAGAAATGGTAAGGTCACGGCTTATATATTTATTCCTTCTCAACCAATGCTTCAAACAGAGCTTAATAAAAACAATAAAGAATTACAAAATACCAATATAACTGAGCCACGAAAGCAATATTTGCTATGGTCAAATAAAGAAATTATGAAAATTCTTAAAGAAGGCTATATCAATTATTTAATGAATTATTTTCCAGATGTCTCTTATGTTGATGTGGAAAATGAAAAGAACGAAAAGCATCTTCTAAACTTTTTAGAAGAAGTGGAAGGAAATCGCATGTTTAAACGAGAAAAACTGATGCCAGATTCTACAACCTCCTATAATATAGATAATTGTAAAAACTGGTTTCAGGAAGATTTTATTTCTGAGATGGTCAATAACTATGGGGTCAGAGGCAACGGGAATAGTAAAAATCGAGTTGGTATGAATGTTATACAAGCATGGCTAGAAGAAAAGAATTTAGGTTATAAATTAGTTAATAAAAAAGATGGGATAAGAAAATCAGAAACATATGGTAAACGGTACTGGTTAATTGAGAAAATAGATGAACCAAATGAAAAGATAGAAAGTATTGAAGAAAAGGATGAAGATTTTAAAGTTTATTGCTATGTCAGAAAAAAAAGTGAAGATGGAATTTATGAAGTGATAAAAACTCAAACAGTTGATTACTTAACCATTTCTTCAGAAGGGGAATTTGTATTAAAAAAAGTAAATTTAAACGATCTATCTCCTAGAAGTACATCTGACTTTCGACAAGAACTTCCAAGTGGCTGGGGGTGGAAAGTTGAAGAACTAGCGAAAAATTTTTCGGGGCTAGTTTTAGTTAAACACAAAAATGAGGCGAAAAGAATAGTAGGGGTTTACGAGGGAGAAATAACAAAGCAGGATGTTTTACAGGGTACAAGATATAAAACTTTAAATGAAGTGTTATGGATACTTGCACAACATAAAGATGAATACGATATTAAAATATTAGAAGTAGTCGTATAA
- a CDS encoding recombinase family protein, producing the protein MALIGYARVSTVGQSLENQVELLQGYGCNKIFKEKQSGAKSNRKALHEALEYLRKGDKLIVTKIDRLARSVKDLHNVASQLEDRGIGLVFLKEQIDFSTPSGKLMFTMLGAIGEFERDLINERTADGRTRAKMQGKHMGRPSQPSKNVERALDLFVQRETNGMSVNDIVMLTGVPRSTIYAKVNIGKLPSN; encoded by the coding sequence ATGGCTTTAATTGGGTACGCAAGAGTTTCAACAGTTGGACAATCTCTTGAAAATCAAGTTGAATTACTTCAGGGATATGGCTGTAATAAAATCTTTAAGGAAAAACAGTCTGGAGCAAAATCAAATCGGAAAGCTCTTCATGAAGCATTAGAGTATTTGCGAAAAGGGGATAAGCTTATAGTAACTAAAATAGATAGACTTGCTCGCTCAGTCAAAGACCTACATAACGTTGCTAGTCAATTAGAGGACAGAGGCATTGGTCTTGTTTTCTTAAAGGAGCAAATTGATTTCTCAACTCCATCAGGGAAGTTAATGTTCACAATGTTAGGAGCAATTGGTGAGTTTGAGAGGGACTTAATTAACGAAAGAACAGCAGATGGAAGAACACGGGCTAAAATGCAAGGCAAACATATGGGGCGACCGAGTCAACCAAGTAAGAACGTAGAGCGTGCACTTGATCTTTTTGTACAACGAGAAACAAATGGAATGAGTGTAAATGATATTGTAATGTTGACAGGTGTTCCAAGAAGTACTATATATGCAAAAGTAAATATAGGAAAATTACCTTCAAACTAG
- a CDS encoding AAA family ATPase produces MAKKVTEPEVTLESKNPNVPRPRLSKLIIKNFRCIGNDPVEIELDDIVVLVGSNNAGKSTILKAYEVIMSHGSNAGKLTIDDFPNGEVIKGYYPEMELHTVVHDNSPGERWIRVDEETKEKYVREQWIWEDVGAPKRRGYDVELEEWSENVPWGAPNVANSYRPQPHLVEAFEDPEKQANEITEILSSVITERVKNISTKKSEGAEGEEETDYERLLSKIQEMQEQILFDSKEEIEDAETHLSSLINDVFPGYEVKFDARPQEDLEKSINLFKAKSQLLMGPTGGYQSSIARQGSGARRTLLWAALRFVNETELKSKRKKSERPHVLLLDEPELCLHPSAIREACKSLYDLPKNRNWQVMVTTHSPAFIDLARDNTTIVRVERSNSGEIKGTTLFRPKRALLDSDDKKRLKLLNMFDPYVAEFFFGGHSIIVEGDTEYTAFRFILESEPDLFKGVHVIRARGKDTIASLVKILNHFDSCYSVLHDSDRPLTNKIKKDGEPKKNKAWTSNEKIIEAIRMHKAPDKVRLLASVPNFEEAYFNEEAKGEKPYNALLTLSEDSVAFERIKQLLKALVDHSASTPDGCIEWETTSELLTELEKLGVDEVIEPV; encoded by the coding sequence ATGGCTAAAAAAGTGACTGAACCTGAAGTAACATTGGAATCAAAGAATCCAAATGTACCTAGACCTAGATTAAGTAAACTAATAATAAAAAACTTTAGGTGTATTGGAAACGATCCTGTTGAGATTGAGTTGGATGATATAGTTGTTTTAGTTGGTTCAAATAATGCTGGAAAAAGTACTATTCTAAAAGCATATGAAGTTATCATGTCTCACGGTTCTAACGCAGGAAAATTGACAATCGATGATTTCCCTAATGGAGAAGTTATTAAAGGATATTATCCTGAAATGGAGTTACATACTGTTGTCCATGATAATAGTCCAGGAGAGCGTTGGATAAGAGTTGATGAAGAGACAAAAGAAAAGTATGTCCGTGAACAGTGGATTTGGGAAGATGTGGGGGCACCTAAAAGAAGAGGATACGATGTTGAATTAGAAGAATGGTCAGAAAATGTTCCTTGGGGAGCACCCAATGTAGCAAATTCTTATAGACCCCAACCCCATTTAGTAGAAGCATTTGAAGACCCTGAAAAACAAGCAAATGAGATTACAGAAATACTATCTTCAGTTATCACAGAGCGAGTAAAAAACATCTCCACAAAAAAGTCAGAAGGTGCTGAAGGTGAAGAAGAGACTGACTATGAAAGATTACTAAGCAAAATTCAGGAAATGCAAGAACAAATCTTATTCGATTCAAAAGAGGAAATAGAAGATGCAGAGACCCATTTATCCTCTTTAATTAATGATGTATTTCCTGGATATGAAGTTAAATTTGATGCTAGACCTCAAGAAGATCTTGAAAAGAGTATTAACTTATTTAAAGCAAAATCTCAACTCTTAATGGGACCGACGGGAGGCTATCAAAGTTCAATAGCAAGGCAAGGTAGTGGAGCTAGAAGAACACTTTTGTGGGCGGCACTTCGTTTTGTAAATGAGACTGAACTAAAAAGTAAGAGAAAGAAGAGCGAAAGACCTCATGTATTACTATTAGATGAACCAGAGTTATGTTTACATCCTAGTGCAATTCGTGAGGCATGCAAAAGTCTTTATGACCTACCTAAAAATAGAAACTGGCAGGTTATGGTTACCACACACTCTCCTGCATTCATTGATTTAGCAAGAGATAATACCACCATTGTGAGAGTTGAGCGTAGTAACAGTGGTGAAATAAAAGGAACAACTTTGTTTAGACCAAAAAGGGCATTACTTGACTCAGATGATAAAAAAAGACTGAAATTGCTTAATATGTTTGATCCCTATGTTGCAGAATTTTTCTTTGGAGGTCATTCAATTATAGTGGAGGGGGACACTGAGTATACTGCATTCAGATTTATTTTGGAGTCAGAACCTGATTTGTTTAAGGGTGTTCACGTTATTAGGGCTCGAGGAAAAGATACTATTGCATCTTTGGTGAAAATTTTAAATCATTTTGATTCATGTTATTCGGTTCTTCATGACAGCGACAGACCTTTGACAAATAAAATAAAAAAAGACGGTGAACCAAAGAAAAACAAAGCATGGACATCAAATGAGAAAATAATTGAAGCTATAAGAATGCATAAAGCTCCTGATAAAGTGAGACTTTTAGCATCTGTGCCAAATTTTGAAGAAGCGTACTTTAATGAGGAAGCAAAAGGAGAAAAACCTTACAATGCACTTTTGACATTGTCAGAGGACTCAGTTGCTTTTGAAAGGATTAAACAGTTGCTTAAAGCACTTGTTGACCATTCGGCATCTACTCCAGATGGATGTATTGAATGGGAAACTACATCTGAACTTCTGACAGAACTAGAAAAGTTAGGAGTCGATGAAGTGATTGAACCAGTATAA
- a CDS encoding site-specific DNA-methyltransferase: METEILSQVKKVLLTFPEYWDNENLMKNKVIEDLRKYKKELVECLLSNQRIKDAYSLNIENGFVFKINEFIEMLRFKNYWEDSYTKFSNEIGLTSDEKYLKYNSDVVLDFPHKDCILEGGMTKEERAKKEIYYHKVLAKEEIDVLLAPKVFSNVKRHTEKGVEATTKFNQNDNLIIKGNNLIALYTLKERFAGKVKLIFIDPPYNTGGDSFKYNDKFNHSTWLTFMKNRLEIAKDLLAPDGSIWITIDDDESHYLKVLCDEVFGRDNFINNVVWEKKYTIANDAKWLSDNHDHILVFAKNKEVWRPNQLPRTDEMNRAYKNPDNHPKGVWKATPLHAKSGSPNSANFSYEFKNGVVFTPPAGTFSRYSKETLMRMDENNEIWFGKDGTAVPSRKTFLTDLKNQGTPSKTIWRFNEVGHNHEAREETKAFNAEEVFATPKPERLLKRIIHLGSNKNEIVLDFFMGSGTTQAVAMKMGRQFIGIEQMDYIKEVPLVRLKKVLEGEQGGISKEENWTGGGSLIYAELQELNQQYVEIVQQTKTENDLYDILQKINIHAYYDYKVSIERLTNRDSGFKDLPFEDKKNIIIQSLDANQLYVNFSEIDDAEFNILDSDKKFNESYYNNNGEEA, translated from the coding sequence ATGGAAACTGAAATACTGTCACAAGTGAAAAAAGTTCTTTTAACGTTCCCGGAGTATTGGGACAATGAAAATTTGATGAAAAATAAAGTAATTGAAGACTTAAGAAAGTATAAGAAAGAACTGGTTGAGTGTTTGTTATCAAATCAGAGGATAAAAGATGCATATTCTTTAAATATTGAGAATGGATTTGTTTTCAAGATAAATGAATTTATAGAGATGCTTCGGTTTAAAAATTATTGGGAAGATAGCTATACAAAATTTAGTAATGAAATTGGCTTAACTAGTGATGAAAAGTATCTTAAATATAATAGTGATGTCGTTTTAGACTTTCCTCATAAGGATTGTATTCTTGAGGGGGGAATGACAAAGGAAGAAAGAGCTAAAAAAGAAATTTACTATCATAAGGTTTTAGCAAAAGAAGAAATAGATGTGTTGTTAGCTCCAAAGGTTTTTTCTAACGTAAAAAGACATACTGAGAAAGGTGTAGAGGCTACAACAAAATTTAATCAAAATGATAACTTAATTATAAAGGGAAATAATTTAATAGCTTTGTATACCCTAAAAGAGAGATTTGCTGGAAAGGTTAAATTAATCTTTATAGACCCACCGTATAACACAGGTGGAGACAGTTTCAAGTACAATGATAAATTTAATCATTCTACATGGTTAACTTTTATGAAAAATAGACTTGAAATTGCTAAGGATTTGCTTGCTCCAGACGGTTCTATCTGGATAACAATAGATGATGATGAATCCCACTATTTAAAAGTTCTTTGTGACGAAGTTTTTGGACGAGACAATTTTATTAATAATGTGGTTTGGGAAAAAAAATATACAATAGCAAATGATGCAAAATGGTTATCCGATAACCATGACCATATATTAGTTTTTGCTAAAAATAAAGAAGTTTGGCGTCCAAATCAACTACCCAGGACAGACGAAATGAATCGCGCTTATAAAAATCCTGATAATCATCCAAAAGGTGTATGGAAAGCAACACCTCTTCATGCAAAGAGTGGTTCACCAAACAGTGCGAACTTTTCTTATGAATTTAAAAATGGCGTAGTATTTACCCCACCCGCTGGTACATTTTCAAGATACTCTAAAGAAACTTTAATGAGAATGGACGAAAATAATGAAATTTGGTTTGGAAAAGATGGAACTGCTGTGCCTTCAAGAAAAACATTTTTAACTGATTTAAAAAATCAAGGAACTCCATCTAAGACTATTTGGAGATTTAATGAAGTTGGTCACAATCATGAGGCAAGGGAAGAAACCAAAGCTTTTAACGCAGAAGAAGTGTTCGCAACACCCAAACCGGAACGCTTATTAAAAAGAATTATTCATCTTGGATCAAATAAAAATGAAATTGTCTTAGATTTTTTCATGGGATCGGGTACTACACAAGCAGTCGCAATGAAAATGGGTAGACAATTCATTGGTATCGAACAGATGGATTACATTAAGGAAGTACCACTAGTTCGTTTGAAAAAGGTTCTTGAAGGTGAGCAAGGTGGCATTTCCAAAGAAGAGAATTGGACAGGTGGCGGCAGCCTTATTTATGCTGAGTTACAAGAATTAAACCAACAATATGTTGAAATTGTTCAACAAACGAAAACAGAAAATGATTTATATGATATTCTTCAGAAAATTAACATTCACGCTTATTATGATTATAAGGTTTCGATCGAGCGTTTAACGAATAGGGATAGTGGCTTTAAGGATCTGCCTTTTGAAGATAAAAAAAATATTATTATTCAATCTCTTGATGCTAATCAGTTGTATGTAAACTTTTCAGAAATAGATGACGCTGAATTTAACATATTAGACTCCGATAAAAAGTTTAACGAATCTTACTATAATAATAATGGAGAAGAAGCGTAA
- a CDS encoding DEAD/DEAH box helicase family protein: MSNEILHSRIEKRFNDIFESPPEVPSYINENLNHKMRPYQEQALRHFIYTQRSNVADVSFNHLLFHMATGSGKTLVLASTILYLFKENGNRNFIFFVNSDAIIKKTHDNLTNMTSSKYLFNKSGIVIDGELIQIQMVDVFPFLPAENTIYLKLTTIQKLHADLTNPGENRITFDSLEDMGIVLLADEAHHINTLTKSDKRKLSTKETEERTWEKTVNKLLGLNSLNRLIEFTATIDLENDALYYKYSNKIVFQYDLKRFMADGYSKNVVLLRSNQDDFNKMFNALLLSQYRKYIARDNGVELKPIILFKSNKIAISMNANNTFLTLVENLTVEQIESVITNGLAVYQNENSIWRKMYQYYEVQELGKIIRDLQWDFTKETTLNANDQSIVSDKNALLLNTLEDLNNPIRAIFAVAKLNEGWDVLNLFDIVRISEGATGTKTTTDSEAQLIGRGARIYPFNYDGEVSYNRRFDLSSNDLKVIETLHYHTINESTYVKNLEKSLEAADIQYNEDKYERLEAKVKPKIRKMDFFKNGKIYINQVLPTTTNDYQSLSDYGISHNYLIEYDAAVEKKFGSNQETRSGTQKHEERLQIDRNLLQKAIQRNKFYRFSNLKKFVPSIKSMRDFIEGQEFLGSLVINVSLPVGLSTNSFSAKERLNIIERFLSDSEKKIQLNYMKERGTQVFEGVALSQLIDDYVIELNKVSSKVQVNQVIKSRNMRDHDWYLYDNAIVNGLESDMIDFIIDWVDRLKETYSQVYLIRNERKVKIIEFNGTRGFMPDFLLYLKGADFTYQVFLEPKGDNLRLYDQWKEDFLMDISTNPNVVVLGENERVKLHGIKFYSTNPQFKKEFKDDFVEKLLGERQIDNDLFHLPLFRYEE, encoded by the coding sequence ATGAGTAACGAAATATTACATTCTAGGATTGAAAAACGGTTTAATGATATCTTTGAATCCCCACCTGAAGTTCCAAGTTACATTAATGAAAATTTAAATCATAAAATGCGTCCTTATCAGGAACAAGCGCTAAGGCATTTTATATACACACAACGTTCTAATGTTGCGGATGTATCTTTTAACCATTTGCTATTTCATATGGCTACAGGATCAGGTAAGACTTTAGTTTTGGCATCAACAATTTTGTATTTATTTAAAGAAAATGGGAATCGGAATTTTATTTTCTTTGTAAACAGTGATGCTATTATTAAAAAAACACACGATAATTTAACAAATATGACCTCGTCAAAATATTTATTTAATAAATCAGGAATAGTGATTGATGGTGAACTCATTCAAATTCAAATGGTAGATGTATTTCCTTTTTTACCCGCGGAAAATACAATATATCTAAAACTTACAACTATCCAAAAACTTCATGCAGACTTAACCAATCCTGGAGAAAATAGAATAACGTTCGATTCTTTAGAAGATATGGGTATTGTTCTCTTAGCAGATGAAGCGCATCATATTAACACATTAACTAAAAGTGATAAACGAAAACTTTCAACGAAAGAAACCGAAGAAAGAACTTGGGAGAAAACTGTTAATAAGTTACTTGGACTTAATTCTTTAAACAGACTAATTGAATTTACAGCAACAATCGACTTAGAAAATGATGCTCTTTATTATAAATATAGCAACAAAATCGTTTTTCAGTATGACTTAAAACGGTTTATGGCGGATGGTTACTCTAAAAATGTAGTGCTTTTACGTTCAAATCAAGATGACTTTAATAAAATGTTTAATGCGCTTTTATTAAGTCAATATAGGAAATATATTGCTCGAGATAATGGTGTGGAGTTAAAGCCTATTATATTGTTTAAGTCAAATAAAATTGCTATATCTATGAATGCCAATAACACCTTTTTGACGTTAGTTGAGAACTTAACTGTAGAACAGATAGAAAGCGTCATAACGAATGGTCTTGCAGTTTACCAAAATGAAAATAGTATTTGGCGTAAAATGTACCAATATTATGAGGTACAAGAATTGGGAAAAATAATTCGAGATTTACAATGGGACTTCACTAAAGAAACTACTTTAAATGCAAACGATCAGTCGATAGTCTCAGATAAAAATGCATTGCTTCTTAACACTTTAGAAGATTTAAATAATCCTATTCGAGCAATCTTTGCTGTAGCAAAATTAAATGAAGGTTGGGACGTGTTAAATCTATTCGACATAGTGCGTATCAGTGAAGGAGCTACAGGTACCAAAACAACTACAGATAGTGAAGCTCAATTGATTGGTCGTGGAGCCCGGATCTACCCTTTTAATTACGATGGAGAGGTTTCCTATAACCGCAGATTTGATTTAAGTAGTAACGATTTAAAGGTTATTGAAACCTTGCATTACCACACTATAAATGAGAGCACCTATGTTAAAAATCTTGAAAAATCACTAGAAGCGGCAGACATCCAATATAACGAAGATAAATATGAAAGATTAGAAGCCAAAGTTAAACCTAAGATACGAAAAATGGATTTTTTTAAGAATGGAAAGATTTATATTAATCAGGTGTTGCCAACCACAACTAACGATTATCAATCATTAAGTGATTACGGTATTTCTCACAACTATCTAATCGAATATGATGCAGCAGTAGAGAAAAAGTTTGGGTCTAACCAAGAAACTCGTTCTGGAACCCAGAAACATGAGGAACGATTACAGATAGATAGAAACTTATTGCAAAAAGCTATTCAACGTAATAAGTTTTACCGTTTTAGCAATCTTAAAAAGTTCGTCCCTAGTATCAAAAGTATGCGTGATTTTATCGAAGGACAGGAATTCTTAGGAAGCTTAGTAATTAACGTCTCACTACCTGTGGGCCTCTCTACTAATAGTTTCTCGGCGAAAGAACGATTGAACATTATAGAAAGATTTTTATCCGACTCTGAAAAGAAAATTCAATTAAATTACATGAAAGAGCGCGGAACTCAAGTATTTGAAGGGGTTGCATTATCTCAACTCATTGATGATTATGTTATCGAATTGAATAAAGTTAGTTCTAAGGTTCAAGTTAATCAGGTTATTAAGTCACGAAACATGCGGGACCATGATTGGTATCTATATGATAATGCAATTGTAAATGGGCTTGAAAGCGATATGATTGATTTTATAATTGATTGGGTTGATCGGTTAAAAGAGACGTACTCTCAAGTCTATTTAATACGGAATGAGCGAAAAGTAAAGATAATTGAATTTAATGGAACAAGAGGGTTCATGCCAGACTTCCTGCTATATTTAAAAGGTGCAGACTTCACGTATCAGGTATTTTTAGAGCCTAAAGGTGACAATCTACGTTTGTATGATCAGTGGAAAGAAGATTTCCTAATGGACATTTCAACTAATCCAAATGTTGTTGTCTTGGGAGAAAATGAACGTGTGAAACTTCACGGAATTAAATTTTATTCTACAAATCCTCAGTTTAAGAAAGAATTTAAAGATGATTTTGTAGAAAAATTGCTTGGAGAAAGGCAAATAGATAATGACCTTTTTCATCTACCTTTGTTTCGGTATGAGGAATAA